The Pirellulales bacterium genome includes a region encoding these proteins:
- a CDS encoding archease — protein SIIIANLDEVRLIQEKKIEVSAAAPDYLLFDWLGELLYLFETEHLVLADFEVKVTKEGLSAVARGESFDPARHVPAHEVKAITYHALKCEPMANGWMAEVIVDI, from the coding sequence TTTCGATCATCATCGCGAACCTGGACGAAGTGCGACTCATCCAGGAGAAGAAGATCGAAGTGTCGGCCGCTGCTCCGGATTATCTGCTGTTCGACTGGCTCGGCGAGCTTTTGTACCTCTTCGAGACCGAGCACCTGGTACTGGCCGATTTCGAAGTGAAAGTCACGAAGGAGGGGCTGTCGGCCGTCGCGCGCGGCGAATCGTTTGATCCCGCGCGCCACGTGCCGGCGCACGAGGTGAAGGCTATTACCTACCATGCGTTGAAGTGCGAGCCTATGGCCAACGGTTGGATGGCCGAAGTGATTGTCGATATTTAG